Proteins encoded in a region of the Candidatus Moanabacter tarae genome:
- the nth gene encoding Endonuclease III — MIKKERATYIQRELNRLYPDPEIPLKHSDPYTLLLAVLLSAQCTDVRVNQTTPLLFCLADTPEKMARLKVGKIEAVIRPCGLFKNKANAISKLSRILVEKYGGSVPQTFEALEELPGVGHKTASVVMAQAFGISTFPVDTHIHRLAKRWGLTRGKNVVQTEADLKAIFPEDSWNRLHLQIIFYGREYCTARGCDGTGCGICRSCYPRRLKQ, encoded by the coding sequence ATGATAAAGAAAGAGCGGGCAACTTACATTCAGAGGGAATTAAATCGGCTCTATCCAGATCCTGAGATTCCGTTAAAGCATAGCGATCCATACACGTTACTCTTAGCGGTCCTCCTTTCTGCACAGTGTACTGATGTCAGAGTTAACCAGACGACCCCTCTCTTATTCTGTTTAGCCGACACTCCAGAAAAAATGGCTAGGCTAAAAGTAGGGAAGATTGAAGCGGTAATTCGTCCTTGTGGGCTTTTCAAAAATAAAGCGAACGCAATTTCAAAACTTTCACGTATACTAGTTGAGAAATACGGGGGATCGGTTCCCCAGACTTTCGAGGCGCTTGAGGAATTACCAGGAGTTGGGCATAAGACGGCTTCGGTTGTAATGGCTCAGGCTTTCGGCATTTCCACTTTTCCAGTGGACACTCACATTCACCGGCTGGCAAAGCGTTGGGGTCTTACGCGGGGTAAAAATGTAGTCCAGACCGAGGCTGATCTCAAAGCGATTTTTCCCGAGGATTCGTGGAACCGACTGCATCTTCAGATAATCTTCTATGGCAGGGAGTATTGTACGGCTCGAGGTTGCGATGGGACAGGGTGCGGGATCTGTCGGAGTTGCTATCCCAGAAGATTGAAGCAATGA